A stretch of DNA from Candidatus Cloacimonadota bacterium:
GATGAAGAATACAAAAGCTTCTTATGGAATAGAAATAATTGCATATTGTTTGATGCCAAATCATTTTCACTTCCTTCTTTTTCAATCAACTGATACACCAATTTCTAAATGGTTAAAAGTACTATTTTCTGGTTACGTTCAATATATAAATCGTAAATATAATAGATCTGGAACTCTTTTTGAAAGAAGTGCAATCCCAAGATTAATCACGAACAATAATTACATTATAAGAGCATGTCATTATATCCATGCAAATCCATTAAAACACGGTTTTGTTAGTGAAGCGGTAGATTGGAATTATTCTAGTCTAATTTATTATCTCGAAGGAGATTTTAGATTTATTGACAGTAGAGTTAATCACTTATTCTTTTCTAACCGTAATTATAAGAATGAGTTTGCAGAATATGTGGAAAATAAGTATTATCATGATGAATACCCTGAAAAGCTCTCTTCCAAAAAAAACTTGCACTTGAGACTTTCAGGAGATAAATAACCTTGAAAGTGCTAATAAATGATAGCCCTGAAAAGCTCTCTTACAAAAAAGCCTTGCACTTGAGACTTTCAGGGTATAAACAACCTTGAAAGTGCTAATAAATGATAGCCCTGAAAAGCTCTCTTCCAAAAAAAACTTGCACTTGAGACTTTCAGGGGATAAATAACCTTGAAAGTGCTAATAAATGATAGCCCTGAAAAGCTCTCTTCCAAAAAAGCCTTGCACTTGAGACTTTCAGGGTATAAACAACCTTGAAAGTGCTAAGCAAGAAGAAATTGTGGATGAAGCCTTTTCAAGGTTAATAAATCCGGCTTCGAAAACTACGCCGGGACAAAGGAGAAAAAATGAGCGACATAATGATACCAGTAAAATTTGAAAAATTATTACATTGGATTTTAGAAGAATACAAAAAAGAGAAAACTATCTTCGGAATTCATGAAGAAAAGTTTTATAAAAAACATGATAAATCATTCATAACAATTTTCGGAGAAAAATGCGAAACAGCTCTGGGACCGGCAGCCGGACCTCATACTCAGCAGACGCCAAATATAGTAGCAGCTTATCTAACAGGAAGCAGATTCTTTGAACTTAAAACCGTGCAAATTTTGGATGAGCTGGATATTGAAAAACCCTGTATAGAAGCAACTGATGAAGGTTACAACACAGAATGGAGTACCGAACTAACTGTTCCTCAAGCTTATGAAGAATACCTGAAAGGCTGGTTTTTGATTCATGTTGTGAATAAAATGTTCGGTTTATCCAGGCTGGATGAACGTGCTTTTATTTTTAATACGAGCGTCGGCTATGATCTGGCTGGAATCAAGCAGAAAAAGGTCGATGACTTTATCGAAAACTTGAAAGATGCTTCTAAACATCCTGTTTTCCGAGAATGTGAAACTGTCCTGAAAAAAGCAATTTCAACTGGAGATATTCCCGGGATTAATGATCCTGATTTCGTGGAAACTATTTCACCGAATATTTCCAATTCCATCACACTTTCCACCATGCACGGCTGTCCACCGGAAGATCAGGAAGCCATCTGTAAATATCTGATGAAAGAGAAGAAGCTTCATACCTTCCTGAAAATGAACCCGACCTTACATGGATATGAATACGTAAAAAACGCTTTCGCAAAACTTGGTTACGATCATATAACTCTAAAGGAAGAGTCATTTACTCATGACATGCAGTGGAAACCGGCTGTGAAAATGCTGGATGTTCTCATTCCGTTCGCCAAAGAACAAGGCGTTGAATTTGGAGCTAAACTTTCCAATACGCTGGCAGTTGTAAACGATCAGAGAATGTTGCCGACTGATGAAATGTATATGAGTGGGCGCGCGCTTTTCCCGCTTACGATAAATCTGGCGAAGAAGCTGTCGCATCAATATAATGGAAAACTTCCCATTTCTTATGCCGGTGGAGCTAACTACTTTAATGCAAAGGAATTATTCGAGATTGGAATTCGTCCAATTACGATTGCTACAGATATTTTGAAACCCGGTGGATACACAAAATTATCTCAATTGGCATACCTTCTGGATGATGAAATGAAGCAGCCTGTTAAAGATAGAATTGATCTTTCCAAATTGGATGAACTGGCAAAAAATGCTTTAGAAAGTCCAATTTATAAGATGGAAACGAAATCTCAAATTCCCATGAAGATAGACAAGAAACTGGAAATGATGAAATGTTTTATCGCACCTTGCAAAGAAGCCTGCCCTATAAATCAGGATGTACCGGAGTATATCAGATTAATTGGAGAAGAAAGATATTTAGAAGCTTATGAACTGATTTTATCAAAGAACCCTCTTCCCCATATCACAGGTTTTATCTGCGATCATCAGTGTATGTTCAAATGCGTGCGAAACGATTATGAAGAACCGGTTCTGATACGTGAACTGAAACGTGTGGCAGCCGAAAAAGGTT
This window harbors:
- a CDS encoding transposase, with the translated sequence MIYKKDNFYHVYNRGCNKERIFFDGTDYQKLLQKMKNTKASYGIEIIAYCLMPNHFHFLLFQSTDTPISKWLKVLFSGYVQYINRKYNRSGTLFERSAIPRLITNNNYIIRACHYIHANPLKHGFVSEAVDWNYSSLIYYLEGDFRFIDSRVNHLFFSNRNYKNEFAEYVENKYYHDEYPEKLSSKKNLHLRLSGDK
- the ygfK gene encoding putative selenate reductase subunit YgfK; translation: MSDIMIPVKFEKLLHWILEEYKKEKTIFGIHEEKFYKKHDKSFITIFGEKCETALGPAAGPHTQQTPNIVAAYLTGSRFFELKTVQILDELDIEKPCIEATDEGYNTEWSTELTVPQAYEEYLKGWFLIHVVNKMFGLSRLDERAFIFNTSVGYDLAGIKQKKVDDFIENLKDASKHPVFRECETVLKKAISTGDIPGINDPDFVETISPNISNSITLSTMHGCPPEDQEAICKYLMKEKKLHTFLKMNPTLHGYEYVKNAFAKLGYDHITLKEESFTHDMQWKPAVKMLDVLIPFAKEQGVEFGAKLSNTLAVVNDQRMLPTDEMYMSGRALFPLTINLAKKLSHQYNGKLPISYAGGANYFNAKELFEIGIRPITIATDILKPGGYTKLSQLAYLLDDEMKQPVKDRIDLSKLDELAKNALESPIYKMETKSQIPMKIDKKLEMMKCFIAPCKEACPINQDVPEYIRLIGEERYLEAYELILSKNPLPHITGFICDHQCMFKCVRNDYEEPVLIRELKRVAAEKGFSKYMIKMKTDVKPIDIKVAIIGAGPAGLSSAHFLARAGFDVTVFDRTDKPGGTVIHTIPGFRIPKWAIDNDIELIKRMGV